In Nostoc sp. GT001, a genomic segment contains:
- the thrC gene encoding threonine synthase: protein MTQAIKTQTQTQTSTAYFQALKCKECGAEYELKASNVCELCFGPLEVKYDYNALRLTVTRETIQAGPNSIWRYRPFLPVATDNVIDVGTGMTPLVRSHRLARRLGLNKLYIKNDAVNMPTLSFKDRVVSVALSRARELGFTTVSCASTGNLANSTAAIAAHAGLDCCVFIPADLEASKILGSLIYSPTLMAVKGNYDQVNRLCSEVANTHGWGFVNINLRPYYSEGSKTLGFEVAEQLGWELPDHVVAPLASGSLFTKIYKGFQEFVEVGLVENKSVRFSGAQAEGCSPIAQAFKEGRDFIKPVKPNTIAKSLAIGNPADGIYAVELAQKTGGNIESVNDAEIIDGIKLLAETEGIFTETAGGTTVAVLKKLVEAGKIDPDETTVIYITGNGLKTQEAVQGYVGEPLTIDAKLDSFERALERSRTLDRLEWQQVLV from the coding sequence ATGACTCAGGCAATAAAAACCCAAACCCAAACCCAAACCAGCACTGCCTACTTTCAAGCCTTGAAGTGTAAGGAATGTGGTGCGGAATATGAACTCAAAGCCAGTAATGTTTGTGAGTTATGTTTTGGCCCGTTAGAAGTCAAATATGACTACAACGCCCTACGTCTGACTGTCACTCGTGAAACAATTCAAGCTGGGCCTAATTCAATTTGGCGCTACCGCCCCTTTTTGCCTGTCGCAACTGACAATGTTATAGATGTGGGAACTGGTATGACTCCCCTAGTTCGTTCCCACCGTCTTGCCCGTCGCCTGGGTCTAAATAAGCTTTATATAAAAAATGATGCCGTGAATATGCCCACCCTGAGCTTTAAGGATCGGGTGGTGTCAGTTGCTCTATCCAGAGCGCGGGAGTTAGGTTTCACTACTGTTTCTTGTGCTAGCACTGGTAATTTGGCAAATTCTACAGCTGCGATCGCGGCTCATGCTGGTTTAGACTGCTGTGTGTTCATCCCCGCAGATTTAGAAGCTAGTAAAATTCTCGGTAGCTTGATCTACAGTCCCACCCTTATGGCCGTCAAAGGCAACTACGATCAAGTCAATCGTCTCTGTTCGGAAGTTGCAAACACACATGGCTGGGGTTTTGTCAATATTAATCTACGTCCTTATTATTCTGAAGGTTCTAAGACGCTAGGTTTTGAAGTTGCAGAACAACTAGGCTGGGAACTACCCGATCATGTAGTTGCTCCTTTGGCGTCTGGTTCGCTCTTTACAAAAATTTATAAGGGGTTCCAAGAATTTGTCGAAGTTGGTTTAGTAGAAAACAAGAGCGTCCGTTTTAGCGGCGCTCAAGCTGAAGGTTGTTCACCCATCGCCCAAGCTTTCAAAGAAGGACGCGACTTTATTAAGCCAGTTAAACCGAATACAATTGCGAAATCGCTAGCGATCGGCAATCCAGCAGACGGAATTTATGCTGTAGAGTTAGCTCAGAAGACTGGTGGTAATATTGAATCAGTCAATGATGCCGAAATTATTGATGGCATCAAGTTGCTGGCAGAAACCGAAGGCATCTTCACAGAAACGGCTGGTGGTACAACCGTGGCCGTGCTGAAAAAACTGGTAGAAGCTGGCAAAATCGATCCAGATGAAACTACCGTGATTTACATCACCGGTAATGGTTTGAAAACCCAAGAAGCAGTCCAAGGCTATGTTGGCGAACCCTTGACTATTGATGCGAAACTCGATAGTTTTGAACGTGCGCTAGAGCGATCGCGTACTCTGGATCGCTTGGAATGGCAACAAGTCCTCGTTTAG
- a CDS encoding Ig-like domain-containing protein: MKPRLHCITTFNLRLMGAMPVVALSLVLYPTIVKAEITSENLLFPDSPSQAEKSVEDPDFSAHLENLSSSRGEALNSPPLEFSSTSSASAPKIPNVQPSETEIQPFQPETSVDLSRDLGKIAGIEDRNDEHTETLLHASPTEIQPFQPATSVGLPRGLRKIAGVEDAGTKGQGVNENLPVSPTVPISTAIKILTPTADSVVDVQASTVIVQFPAGSQVELRVNGALVDPSLVGRTETDATTNLVTQTWYGVSLKEGANTISAQAVGGTEPSVTVQVAVRGAPQQLTLETAESRIPADGRSTATIRGQFIDASGNRSNRDAVVTLIPTAGELVGKDFKPDEPGFQVEAKAGQFTATLRSQLKAETVTIRAIANDLEAFTQLQFETSLRPSLVTGVIDLRLGARGTNYYGSFRDFLPPDKNNGTQLDFHSAIFATGAIGEWLFTGAYNSSRNLNEDCNCDNRLFRTYQFSEQNYPVYGDSSKVDVVAPSIDSVFLRFERXTRTPGSDPDYAMWGDYNTEEFARRSQQFTSITRQLHGFKANYNLGNLQITGFYGDRLEGFQRDTIAPDGTSGYYFLSRRLLQAGSENVFIELEELNRPGTVLERKQLNRGPDYEIDYDRGTLLFREPILRTDIDRTGQVLVRRIVVSYQYDSEDSDGSIYAGRLQYNLSRKLNQESWIGATYVQENHGVRDFQLYGADALIALGENGKLIAEYAHSTNDSDVVGKVRGDAYRLEAEGKIANGIQGRAYYRFADTGFANNATISFVPGQTRYGAQVTAKLTSTTNVRAQYDHEDNFGIAPQPLDTFEELFAPRYEAIPGSKVDNSLTTISAGIQQRLGKATLDVDWIHRRREDRILDSALSSNSNQLRSRFSVPLAKNLTFQAQNELSLSSQKDTVYPDRTILGLNWAVIPGVNVSLAQQYYSSGQYSGNSITSLSVNGEHKLGSDTTLTGRYSILGGANEMTTQGAIGINNRWTIASGLRLNVAYEHVFGNFFGRTAAGQQYAQPYAFGQASSAIGFDGGDSYSVGLEYSDNPQFQASARYEHRSSSGGSNTVITAGAAGKISPALTALVRYQQAGSSNQKLSGLGDTANLKLGLAYRDPNSDKFNALLRYEYRKNPSTIPDTILLGSGTGSQDHTFALEAIYAPNWQWEFYGKYALRNSTSYIANDLAGTSTVNLGQLRATYRLGYSWDLVGEARVISQSSYSETGFVLETGYYLTPNLRVSAGYVFGKVDDRDFSGTRSAGGAYLGFTVKLNELFDGFGQQKPVARQPQESAMKTLVNRLKRGAKLFRN; encoded by the coding sequence ATGAAACCCAGACTGCACTGTATAACTACATTTAACCTGAGATTGATGGGGGCGATGCCAGTAGTAGCTCTCAGCCTTGTTTTGTACCCAACAATTGTCAAAGCAGAAATCACTAGTGAAAATCTCCTTTTCCCTGATTCACCTTCGCAAGCAGAAAAGAGTGTCGAAGATCCTGATTTTTCAGCGCATCTGGAAAACCTCTCTTCTTCTAGGGGAGAGGCTTTAAATTCTCCACCTCTCGAATTTTCTTCAACTTCTTCAGCATCGGCTCCTAAAATTCCAAATGTCCAGCCAAGTGAAACAGAAATACAACCATTTCAACCAGAAACTTCTGTAGATTTGTCTAGAGACTTAGGCAAAATAGCGGGAATAGAGGACAGGAATGATGAACATACTGAAACACTGCTTCATGCTTCTCCAACGGAAATACAACCATTTCAACCAGCAACTTCTGTAGGTTTGCCTAGAGGATTACGCAAAATTGCAGGAGTAGAGGACGCGGGGACAAAGGGACAAGGGGTGAATGAAAATCTTCCCGTGTCCCCCACTGTCCCTATATCTACAGCAATCAAAATCCTGACTCCGACGGCTGACAGTGTTGTAGATGTCCAAGCTAGCACAGTGATTGTGCAGTTTCCCGCTGGTAGTCAAGTGGAATTGCGGGTAAATGGCGCGTTGGTAGACCCTTCTTTAGTGGGACGGACGGAAACTGATGCTACCACCAATTTAGTAACGCAGACATGGTATGGTGTCTCGTTAAAAGAAGGTGCAAACACCATCTCTGCACAAGCTGTTGGAGGAACAGAACCCTCTGTAACAGTGCAAGTCGCAGTCCGGGGAGCGCCGCAGCAATTAACTTTAGAAACAGCTGAGTCTCGTATTCCAGCAGATGGACGTTCTACGGCGACAATTCGGGGTCAATTCATCGATGCAAGTGGAAATCGCTCGAATCGTGATGCTGTTGTCACCCTCATACCCACTGCTGGGGAGTTGGTCGGGAAAGACTTCAAACCTGATGAACCCGGATTTCAAGTGGAGGCGAAAGCAGGGCAATTTACAGCGACGTTGCGATCGCAATTAAAAGCCGAAACTGTGACAATTCGCGCGATCGCAAATGATCTAGAAGCCTTCACCCAACTACAATTTGAAACCTCACTGCGTCCGAGTTTAGTTACTGGAGTAATAGATTTACGTTTGGGTGCTAGAGGTACAAATTATTATGGCAGTTTCCGTGATTTCCTCCCTCCTGACAAAAACAACGGAACCCAATTAGATTTCCATTCAGCGATATTTGCCACTGGTGCGATCGGAGAATGGTTATTTACAGGCGCATACAACAGTTCTCGTAACCTCAATGAAGATTGCAACTGCGATAATCGCCTGTTTAGAACTTATCAATTCAGCGAGCAAAACTATCCTGTCTACGGCGATAGCTCAAAAGTTGATGTAGTTGCTCCTTCCATTGACAGTGTATTTTTACGTTTTGAGCGTNNNACTCGTACCCCTGGCTCCGATCCTGATTATGCGATGTGGGGTGACTATAACACAGAAGAATTTGCGCGGCGATCGCAGCAATTTACTTCTATCACTCGTCAACTCCACGGTTTTAAAGCTAATTACAACTTAGGAAACCTACAAATTACAGGTTTCTATGGCGATCGCTTAGAAGGATTTCAACGGGATACTATTGCTCCCGATGGTACTAGTGGTTATTACTTCCTCTCTCGCAGACTATTACAAGCAGGTAGTGAAAATGTCTTTATCGAGTTAGAAGAACTCAATCGTCCTGGGACTGTATTAGAACGCAAACAACTTAACCGAGGACCAGACTACGAAATCGACTATGATCGCGGTACTTTATTATTCCGCGAACCGATTCTTCGTACCGATATCGATCGAACCGGACAAGTATTGGTACGTCGGATTGTTGTTAGCTATCAATATGACAGCGAAGACTCTGACGGGAGCATCTATGCTGGTCGTTTGCAATATAACCTTTCCCGCAAACTTAACCAAGAAAGTTGGATAGGAGCAACTTACGTTCAAGAAAATCACGGGGTGCGCGACTTTCAACTCTACGGTGCAGATGCACTGATTGCTTTGGGTGAGAACGGTAAGTTAATTGCAGAATATGCTCATTCCACGAATGATTCTGATGTTGTGGGAAAAGTTAGAGGTGATGCGTATCGTTTAGAAGCTGAAGGAAAGATTGCTAATGGGATTCAAGGTCGTGCCTATTATCGCTTTGCTGATACGGGTTTTGCCAATAATGCCACTATCAGTTTTGTCCCAGGACAAACTCGTTATGGAGCGCAGGTTACAGCTAAACTCACCTCAACTACCAACGTCAGAGCGCAATACGACCACGAAGACAATTTTGGGATTGCTCCCCAACCCCTAGATACCTTTGAAGAACTGTTTGCACCGCGTTATGAGGCGATACCTGGGAGCAAAGTTGATAATTCACTGACGACAATTTCCGCTGGGATTCAACAACGTTTGGGTAAAGCTACTCTGGATGTGGATTGGATTCATCGTCGTCGGGAAGACAGAATTCTCGACAGTGCTTTGAGTAGTAATTCTAATCAACTGCGTTCGCGTTTTTCAGTTCCTCTAGCTAAAAACCTGACCTTCCAAGCCCAAAATGAACTCAGCTTATCTTCCCAAAAAGATACTGTTTACCCAGACCGTACCATTTTGGGGTTGAATTGGGCAGTAATTCCTGGTGTCAACGTCAGTTTGGCTCAACAGTATTACAGTAGTGGTCAATATTCGGGTAATTCCATTACTAGCTTGAGTGTCAACGGCGAACACAAACTCGGATCGGATACTACCTTGACCGGTCGTTACTCAATTTTGGGTGGTGCTAACGAAATGACTACCCAAGGTGCAATTGGTATAAATAACCGCTGGACTATTGCTTCGGGATTGCGGCTGAACGTTGCTTACGAACACGTATTTGGCAACTTCTTCGGACGCACGGCGGCAGGTCAACAATATGCCCAACCTTACGCCTTTGGTCAAGCATCATCTGCGATCGGGTTTGATGGTGGCGATAGCTACAGTGTGGGTCTGGAATACAGTGATAATCCGCAGTTTCAAGCCAGCGCTCGTTACGAACATCGTTCTTCTTCTGGAGGTAGTAATACAGTAATTACCGCAGGTGCTGCGGGTAAAATTTCTCCGGCTCTCACCGCTTTAGTACGTTATCAACAAGCTGGTTCTTCCAATCAAAAGCTTTCAGGATTGGGAGATACTGCTAATCTAAAACTGGGTTTAGCCTACCGCGATCCCAATAGCGATAAATTCAATGCTTTATTGCGTTATGAATATCGCAAAAATCCATCAACCATCCCTGACACTATCCTGTTAGGAAGTGGTACGGGTTCCCAAGACCATACTTTTGCTTTAGAAGCGATTTATGCTCCTAACTGGCAATGGGAATTCTACGGGAAGTATGCGTTGCGTAACAGTACCTCTTACATAGCTAACGATTTAGCTGGTACTAGCACGGTAAATCTGGGTCAATTACGCGCTACCTATCGTTTGGGATATAGCTGGGATTTGGTGGGTGAAGCTCGTGTAATTAGTCAGTCTAGCTACAGTGAGACAGGCTTTGTTCTGGAAACAGGCTACTACCTCACGCCTAATCTGCGCGTTTCGGCTGGTTACGTCTTTGGTAAAGTTGATGACCGAGATTTTTCTGGCACACGTTCTGCGGGAGGCGCGTATTTAGGCTTTACGGTTAAGCTCAACGAATTGTTTGACGGCTTTGGGCAACAAAAACCTGTAGCGCGCCAGCCACAGGAATCGGCGATGAAAACTTTGGTAAATAGGCTGAAGAGAGGCGCGAAATTATTTAGGAATTAA
- a CDS encoding ubiquitin-like small modifier protein 1: MAVKVLVPTTLQSFTNNQATLESSGNTIAELLDSLEQSFPGIKSRLCDEQGKLRRFVNFYVDSEDIRHLDGINTTLKDGDEVSIVPAVAGG, encoded by the coding sequence ATGGCTGTAAAAGTTTTAGTTCCTACGACTCTTCAGAGTTTTACTAATAATCAAGCTACTTTAGAATCCAGCGGTAACACTATTGCTGAATTGTTAGATTCCTTAGAACAAAGCTTTCCTGGCATTAAATCCCGGTTGTGCGATGAACAAGGTAAGCTACGTCGGTTTGTAAATTTTTACGTCGATAGCGAAGATATTCGCCATTTAGATGGTATAAACACAACCTTAAAAGATGGCGATGAAGTCAGTATTGTTCCTGCTGTTGCTGGTGGTTAA
- a CDS encoding lamin tail domain-containing protein, producing the protein MSLLLKHLLAVNNNQPNRYKKLLSGLALLLCYLNFGIPSAQAEGSRTLYPNSASVGSSRANLEWRTDTYGGLVLRRTLLKVYANKDEYILLGSSAVGVNNGNVRVYNPGRVGGSIGSETVPGTPDFVCTSQPGRGFISTRQQELNGPRAISGGGNPNGYIPCYYQAPSTGVYDIVFYGPDGGNSSTNATPTGEIDLSSGNNFNDQQKTSVAAWDVTVRSSDQTSTTDLNGRLFSYYLALFTGNNGRYLNFPVYPVTTDGFRYKVELRGTDPNGFVLYGNQTGFFDSDGISPLYHDILGADSQLANPQGGVSLARPQYATFLNSIDTNVLPFVERYKRDGTLEGTGIPLSPIIPAVSNLQFNGTVVGNNSSFGTGGTLNFDSNVTGTYELVISRDGSNFDPTNSQNRLLRGIMTTTGQQAVNWNGKDNSGNFFPVGSNYKVSVRTFGGEYHFPLLDAENNFTGGPTITMLNAANPIGNSRGFYDDRSYKTIGGTQIGTAGQVLCGINPPNPAFSDPINGFDTASNDRKFGQNGNAGNAGTSCNGSFGDTKGLDLWTYYPGQTQPTPLNIIDIVSATVGKVIINEVLYNETGTATNTNDEFIELYNPSTSTVDLSGLKLADGHLTANDNDSTNGFTYTFPNGTTLQAGQYAVIWIGNNNANHQATAAAFQAWLGQTPKLNNLGDDIWLYDSQNKIIDYIAYGSGNEINTPPASVLNLWENTYQSSLVGATTGQSISLTPNGQDTNASACWEATTSNNASTRCSNYLPTRDTDTTGSRVTSVGESNNGATAVNAKLLLIKRITRLNNQDLTDIVDGRSDVATNASNYVPEPYATDDSDPKWPAGYLRGLINAGTVKPGDELEYTIYFLSNGLGNATNVKFCDLVPTNVNFIPTTFNGMTPNDGGLPGADRGIALAIGSTTPTLYLSNVGDSDRGYFYTANDSGTPSYCGTNTNGAVVVNITVPSFPNLPAATGSGTPANSYGFVRFRAKVK; encoded by the coding sequence ATGAGCCTACTTTTAAAACATCTTTTAGCGGTCAATAACAACCAGCCCAACCGTTATAAAAAACTACTAAGTGGCCTTGCTCTATTACTGTGCTACCTGAATTTTGGAATACCATCTGCTCAGGCTGAAGGTAGTCGTACCCTTTATCCCAATAGTGCCTCAGTTGGCAGTAGCAGAGCTAACTTAGAGTGGCGTACTGATACTTATGGCGGTCTTGTGCTGCGACGAACTTTACTAAAAGTCTATGCCAATAAAGATGAGTATATTCTTTTAGGCTCCAGCGCAGTTGGGGTAAATAATGGTAATGTCCGTGTTTACAACCCCGGTCGTGTCGGTGGGAGTATTGGCAGTGAAACTGTTCCCGGCACACCAGATTTTGTGTGTACTTCTCAACCTGGGCGGGGCTTCATCTCAACTCGCCAACAGGAGTTAAATGGCCCACGTGCTATTTCTGGCGGAGGTAATCCCAATGGCTATATTCCCTGCTACTACCAAGCTCCATCAACTGGAGTTTATGACATCGTTTTCTACGGGCCTGATGGGGGTAACTCTTCTACTAATGCCACTCCTACTGGTGAAATTGATTTGAGTAGTGGTAACAACTTTAACGATCAACAAAAAACTAGTGTAGCAGCTTGGGATGTAACGGTACGTAGCAGCGATCAAACTTCAACAACTGACTTGAACGGGCGGTTATTCAGCTATTATCTCGCTCTTTTTACTGGCAATAACGGTCGATATCTCAACTTCCCAGTTTATCCAGTCACCACAGATGGTTTCCGATATAAAGTAGAACTCAGAGGCACAGATCCTAACGGATTCGTTCTCTATGGTAATCAAACTGGCTTTTTTGATAGTGACGGGATATCGCCTCTCTATCACGACATACTAGGGGCGGATAGTCAGCTAGCAAATCCCCAAGGTGGTGTTAGCTTGGCTCGTCCCCAATATGCTACTTTTTTGAACTCCATCGACACCAACGTGCTTCCATTTGTTGAACGTTACAAACGAGACGGCACTTTAGAGGGAACTGGTATTCCCCTTAGCCCAATTATTCCTGCTGTTAGTAATTTACAATTCAACGGCACTGTTGTGGGAAATAACAGTTCATTTGGTACAGGCGGTACTTTGAACTTTGACAGCAATGTTACAGGTACTTACGAACTGGTTATCAGCCGAGACGGCAGCAATTTTGATCCTACCAACTCTCAAAACCGTCTTTTGCGAGGGATTATGACCACAACAGGACAGCAAGCAGTTAATTGGAATGGTAAGGATAACAGTGGCAATTTTTTTCCGGTTGGTAGTAATTACAAAGTTAGTGTCAGAACTTTTGGAGGGGAATATCACTTTCCCTTACTGGATGCGGAAAACAATTTTACTGGTGGCCCTACTATTACAATGCTGAATGCCGCTAATCCTATAGGTAATAGTAGAGGATTTTACGACGATCGCAGTTATAAAACCATCGGTGGAACTCAAATTGGTACGGCTGGTCAAGTACTCTGTGGTATTAATCCACCAAACCCAGCTTTCAGTGACCCAATTAACGGCTTTGACACCGCCAGCAATGACCGGAAATTTGGTCAGAATGGTAACGCTGGTAATGCTGGTACATCATGCAATGGCTCTTTTGGAGATACCAAAGGGTTGGATTTGTGGACTTATTATCCTGGTCAAACTCAACCAACCCCATTAAACATCATTGATATAGTTTCAGCAACTGTTGGCAAAGTCATCATTAATGAAGTTTTGTACAACGAAACGGGTACTGCTACTAACACTAACGATGAATTTATTGAACTTTATAATCCATCTACATCAACTGTAGATTTGAGTGGTTTGAAGTTAGCAGATGGACACCTGACTGCTAATGATAATGATAGTACTAACGGCTTTACTTATACATTTCCTAACGGCACAACCTTACAAGCAGGCCAATATGCTGTAATTTGGATTGGGAATAACAACGCCAATCATCAAGCCACAGCAGCAGCTTTCCAGGCTTGGTTGGGACAAACTCCCAAACTCAACAACTTGGGTGATGATATCTGGTTGTACGATAGCCAGAATAAAATTATTGATTATATCGCTTATGGCAGTGGTAATGAAATTAATACACCTCCTGCGAGTGTTCTCAATCTTTGGGAAAATACTTATCAGTCTTCTCTCGTTGGGGCTACTACTGGACAATCTATCAGCTTAACTCCCAATGGGCAGGATACAAATGCTAGTGCTTGCTGGGAAGCAACTACTAGTAATAACGCCAGCACACGTTGTTCAAACTATCTACCAACTAGAGACACTGATACTACAGGTAGTCGTGTTACCAGCGTCGGCGAAAGCAATAACGGTGCTACTGCTGTGAATGCAAAGCTTTTGTTAATTAAACGCATCACCCGCCTCAATAACCAAGATTTAACTGATATTGTGGATGGTCGCAGTGACGTTGCTACTAATGCCAGTAACTATGTACCAGAACCATATGCTACTGATGATAGCGATCCTAAATGGCCTGCTGGCTACTTGCGAGGATTAATTAATGCTGGCACTGTCAAACCGGGAGATGAATTGGAATACACTATCTATTTTCTTTCCAATGGTCTTGGTAATGCAACTAATGTGAAATTCTGTGACTTAGTTCCAACTAATGTTAATTTTATTCCCACTACTTTTAATGGCATGACTCCTAATGATGGTGGCTTACCAGGAGCAGATCGAGGAATTGCCTTGGCTATTGGTTCCACTACACCAACGCTTTATCTGAGTAATGTAGGAGATAGCGATCGCGGGTATTTTTATACAGCTAATGACTCAGGTACACCATCATACTGCGGTACTAACACCAATGGGGCAGTAGTGGTCAATATTACAGTCCCCAGTTTTCCCAATCTACCCGCAGCTACTGGATCTGGCACACCAGCGAATTCTTATGGTTTTGTCCGCTTCCGCGCTAAGGTGAAATAG